The following are encoded together in the Oncorhynchus nerka isolate Pitt River linkage group LG23, Oner_Uvic_2.0, whole genome shotgun sequence genome:
- the LOC115119427 gene encoding complement decay-accelerating factor-like isoform X2 — MRLCLLSLLFIIKVCRLNIVRRDVCPPLPQCELTKPLKKLDSYQENYSVHYQCVDGYVRMAGTSSRIKCKRINQVLQWEGPTLICIPSITHKRTPSPIVHLSVPTERISPRPTTPSSLLSPILQNQEVITTVTVTTTIIDDLTLVPVDKSSAVTSVSTKTVSPSESYCVSNRTPASSEDPVGDGSTGKSSATAIYAGVGGVVVTILLVAALGVLMFWRRKWMQRLDLSPTPDEIVQINVVT, encoded by the exons ACGTGTGCCCACCCCTGCCTCAGTGTGAGCTCACCAAGCCCTTGAAAAAGTTGGATAGTTATCAAGAAAACTACTCTGTACACTACCAGTGTGTGGATGGCTATGTGAGGATGGCGGGGACCTCCAGTCGCATCAAGTGCAAACGAATTAATCAGGTTCTTCAGTGGGAAGGCCCAACACTGATATGCATTC CTTCAATAACCCACAAGAGGACTCCATCTCCCATAGTGCACCTCTCAGTGCCAACAGAGAGAATTAGCCCAAGACCAACCACTCCCAGTTCACTTTTATCTCCAATACTGC AGAACCAAGAGGTcattactactgttacagtgACAACCACCATCATCGATGACCTTACATTAGTGCCAGTGGATAAGTCCAGTGCGGTGACCTCTGTCTCCACGAAGACTGTTTCTCCATCAGAAAGTTACTGTGTCTCCAACAGAACCCCAGCCTCCAGTGAGGATCCAGTTGGCG atGGAAGCACTGGGAAGAGTTCTGCTACAGCCATATATGCGG GTGTAGGTGGGGTGGTAGTAACCATCTTGCTGGTTGCAGCGTTAGGAGTACTAATGTTTTGGAGAAGGAAATG GATGCAGCGGCTTGATCTGTCGCCAACACCAGACGAAATAGTGCAAATTAATGTTGTGACATGA
- the LOC115119427 gene encoding interleukin-15 receptor subunit alpha-like isoform X1 — protein MRLCLLSLLFIIKVCRLNIVRRDVCPPLPQCELTKPLKKLDSYQENYSVHYQCVDGYVRMAGTSSRIKCKRINQVLQWEGPTLICIPDPSIPTTILPSITHKRTPSPIVHLSVPTERISPRPTTPSSLLSPILQNQEVITTVTVTTTIIDDLTLVPVDKSSAVTSVSTKTVSPSESYCVSNRTPASSEDPVGDGSTGKSSATAIYAGVGGVVVTILLVAALGVLMFWRRKWMQRLDLSPTPDEIVQINVVT, from the exons ACGTGTGCCCACCCCTGCCTCAGTGTGAGCTCACCAAGCCCTTGAAAAAGTTGGATAGTTATCAAGAAAACTACTCTGTACACTACCAGTGTGTGGATGGCTATGTGAGGATGGCGGGGACCTCCAGTCGCATCAAGTGCAAACGAATTAATCAGGTTCTTCAGTGGGAAGGCCCAACACTGATATGCATTC CCGACCCATCTATTCCAACTACGATATTAC CTTCAATAACCCACAAGAGGACTCCATCTCCCATAGTGCACCTCTCAGTGCCAACAGAGAGAATTAGCCCAAGACCAACCACTCCCAGTTCACTTTTATCTCCAATACTGC AGAACCAAGAGGTcattactactgttacagtgACAACCACCATCATCGATGACCTTACATTAGTGCCAGTGGATAAGTCCAGTGCGGTGACCTCTGTCTCCACGAAGACTGTTTCTCCATCAGAAAGTTACTGTGTCTCCAACAGAACCCCAGCCTCCAGTGAGGATCCAGTTGGCG atGGAAGCACTGGGAAGAGTTCTGCTACAGCCATATATGCGG GTGTAGGTGGGGTGGTAGTAACCATCTTGCTGGTTGCAGCGTTAGGAGTACTAATGTTTTGGAGAAGGAAATG GATGCAGCGGCTTGATCTGTCGCCAACACCAGACGAAATAGTGCAAATTAATGTTGTGACATGA